In Gemmatimonadaceae bacterium, one DNA window encodes the following:
- a CDS encoding VF530 family protein → MNAPAKDPMHGMTLQAILEHLVDRYGWDGLGQRIEIRCFTHDPSITSSLKFLRKTPWACAKVESLYRHSAAHPRKAARPAEPPAAD, encoded by the coding sequence GTGAACGCCCCGGCGAAGGATCCGATGCACGGGATGACCCTGCAGGCCATCCTCGAGCATCTCGTGGATCGCTACGGATGGGACGGGCTCGGGCAGCGCATCGAGATCCGCTGCTTCACGCACGACCCGAGCATCACCAGCTCGCTCAAGTTCCTGCGCAAGACGCCGTGGGCGTGCGCCAAGGTCGAGTCGCTATACCGGCACTCGGCGGCGCATCCACGCAAGGCGGCGAGGCCCGCCGAGCCTCCCGCCGCCGACTAG
- a CDS encoding RagB/SusD family nutrient uptake outer membrane protein: MKKLTTLLLAGSLVATSGCDKFLDVNTNPNAPQVVAPNLYLAPMLHWMATSQQLDGVWFGRYMQEWTLPSGSSTPNTWDRMGYDAGTDRGAQLWRDVYWSMGQNLVDMMAKSQAEQRYDLLGLGYTIKAWGWLMLTQMHGELIIKQAIDQNRFSFDYDSQEFAYQEVFRLLDSAVVNLSRTDGAVSATYMARGDKVYGGDRTKWLKFAWGLRAMALNHFSNKATYNPADVIAAVDKSFAGSADDALIQYTNVSPDLADANPLGWARNNIRSHRQTQFVLNLLNGTSLGTPDPRLSRMLAPSPDGQYRGWDINSGLSGFTTAQLPNNFFGNVGTAGGAGQPSRYLFDDKSRMPIMTYAQLQFIKAEAAYKAGQLSTALQAYTNGVSAHIDFVNARNLDNAQAVTQISAAEKAAFLTDPKIIPTNPSSLTLTMIMSQKYIAQWAWSHVELWSDMRRYNYTGLDPKTGQQVYPGFTPPTNLFVDNSAKIVQRMRPRYNSEYVWNRAGLDAIGGLATDYHTKPLWIFQP, encoded by the coding sequence ATGAAGAAACTCACCACGCTGCTTCTCGCCGGCTCGCTGGTGGCGACGTCAGGATGCGACAAGTTCCTGGACGTCAATACTAATCCGAATGCCCCGCAGGTCGTGGCGCCCAATCTGTATCTCGCGCCGATGCTGCACTGGATGGCCACGTCGCAGCAGCTCGATGGGGTCTGGTTTGGCCGCTACATGCAGGAGTGGACGCTGCCGTCCGGCTCGTCGACGCCCAATACGTGGGATCGCATGGGCTATGATGCCGGCACCGACCGCGGCGCACAGCTCTGGCGTGACGTGTACTGGAGCATGGGGCAGAACCTCGTTGACATGATGGCCAAGTCGCAGGCGGAGCAGCGATATGACCTGCTCGGCCTAGGCTACACGATCAAGGCGTGGGGCTGGCTCATGCTCACGCAGATGCACGGTGAACTAATCATCAAGCAGGCTATCGATCAGAATCGTTTCTCGTTCGACTACGACTCACAGGAGTTCGCGTATCAGGAGGTATTCCGACTCCTCGATTCGGCGGTCGTCAACCTCTCGCGCACGGACGGGGCGGTCAGCGCCACGTACATGGCGCGCGGTGACAAGGTCTACGGCGGCGACCGGACCAAGTGGCTCAAGTTCGCGTGGGGACTGCGCGCCATGGCGCTCAATCACTTCTCGAACAAGGCGACGTACAATCCGGCTGACGTGATTGCGGCGGTCGACAAGTCGTTTGCAGGCAGTGCGGACGACGCGCTCATTCAGTACACGAACGTCAGTCCGGATCTGGCGGATGCCAATCCGCTCGGTTGGGCCCGCAACAACATCCGTTCCCATCGGCAGACGCAGTTCGTGTTGAACCTGCTCAACGGCACCTCGCTCGGCACGCCCGACCCGAGGCTGTCGCGAATGCTGGCACCGAGCCCGGACGGGCAGTACCGCGGGTGGGATATCAACAGTGGCCTGTCGGGCTTCACCACCGCGCAGCTGCCGAACAATTTCTTCGGCAATGTCGGCACGGCGGGCGGCGCAGGACAGCCGTCGCGCTACCTGTTCGATGACAAGAGCCGCATGCCCATCATGACGTATGCGCAGCTGCAGTTCATCAAGGCCGAGGCGGCTTACAAGGCGGGGCAGCTGTCGACGGCGCTGCAGGCGTACACCAACGGCGTGTCAGCGCACATCGACTTCGTGAACGCGCGTAACCTCGACAACGCCCAGGCCGTCACGCAGATCAGCGCGGCGGAAAAGGCGGCCTTCCTCACGGATCCCAAGATCATTCCGACGAACCCGTCGAGCCTGACGCTCACGATGATCATGTCGCAGAAGTACATCGCGCAGTGGGCCTGGTCGCATGTCGAGCTGTGGTCGGACATGCGTCGCTACAACTACACCGGGCTCGACCCGAAGACGGGGCAGCAGGTATACCCGGGCTTCACGCCCCCCACCAACCTGTTCGTGGACAACAGCGCGAAGATCGTGCAGCGCATGCGCCCGCGATACAACTCTGAATACGTGTGGAATCGCGCTGGTCTTGATGCGATCGGCGGTCTGGCCACCGACTACCATACCAAGCCGTTGTGGATCTTCCAGCCGTGA
- a CDS encoding helix-turn-helix transcriptional regulator codes for MLNRHSCETAYTRDLEQVFATQRWCRLCSIYGLSTREREMAELIVRGLSSRQIAAVFDCSVANVTAIRTRVYRKLAVRGGAEAIGLLLCRLLVEE; via the coding sequence ATGCTGAATCGCCATTCTTGCGAGACTGCCTACACTCGTGATCTTGAGCAAGTGTTCGCGACGCAAAGGTGGTGCCGTCTCTGCTCGATTTATGGTTTATCGACGCGGGAGCGCGAGATGGCGGAGCTTATCGTCCGAGGCCTATCGTCGAGGCAAATCGCGGCGGTATTCGATTGTTCTGTTGCAAATGTCACTGCGATCCGCACTCGCGTGTATCGCAAGTTAGCGGTTAGGGGCGGAGCGGAGGCGATCGGCCTCCTCCTTTGTAGGCTGCTCGTTGAGGAGTAG
- a CDS encoding DUF4397 domain-containing protein — MMTMQTRSLILAITGALTLGACDKNAVQEIAAPTAGAKVKFFNFGINAPGVNFYANDAKVTAVGSTTGFEATTGVTYGNAGNGAFYSDLPAGAYTFTGKIAATIDKDLAVSRITATLESGKSYSVYMSGFYDATAKTVEGFVVTDDYPATFDYSQALVRFVNASPNSSPMTLYATNTTTNAESAVGAAAAYKSAAAFTAVPSGIYNLNARVAGSSTNVFARSNVTFLAGRVYTIGARGDATVSTTGTATNRAFLDNTLNR, encoded by the coding sequence GTGATGACCATGCAGACACGATCACTCATCCTTGCGATCACCGGCGCCCTGACTCTGGGCGCATGCGACAAGAACGCGGTGCAGGAAATCGCCGCGCCCACGGCCGGCGCCAAGGTCAAGTTCTTCAACTTTGGCATCAATGCACCGGGCGTGAACTTCTACGCCAATGATGCCAAGGTTACGGCAGTGGGCTCCACCACGGGCTTCGAAGCCACGACCGGCGTGACGTACGGGAATGCCGGGAACGGTGCTTTCTACTCCGATCTGCCGGCTGGCGCCTACACGTTCACCGGGAAGATCGCCGCGACGATCGACAAGGACCTCGCGGTCTCTCGAATCACGGCAACACTCGAGAGCGGCAAGTCCTACTCGGTGTACATGAGTGGGTTCTACGACGCCACGGCCAAGACCGTCGAAGGATTCGTCGTCACCGACGACTATCCGGCGACGTTCGATTACAGCCAGGCGCTCGTACGGTTCGTCAACGCGAGCCCGAACTCCAGCCCGATGACACTGTATGCAACGAATACCACCACGAATGCCGAGTCGGCAGTCGGGGCGGCCGCGGCCTACAAGTCGGCGGCCGCGTTTACCGCGGTGCCAAGCGGCATTTACAACTTGAATGCGCGGGTAGCTGGGTCAAGCACAAACGTCTTCGCCCGGTCGAACGTAACTTTCTTGGCCGGTCGTGTTTACACTATTGGCGCTCGAGGCGATGCGACCGTATCGACCACCGGTACCGCGACGAACCGAGCTTTCCTAGATAATACTCTCAATCGGTGA
- a CDS encoding HupE/UreJ family protein, whose product MVAPVSKHLRRWSLAAALLAAPATAAAHPLPETRAWIDVMPGGVHLLLHIPLNRLEFAVGRPLADHPTQLLARDGEMLTRYLLQHVGARTANVGWLVERPVLSVLGTDRRAELVADLTLRAPVGMDARRFTLLYDAVLHEVRTHRVEVMLRNDWAAGQAAQPPRLLGELRAPMHQLDIALPAPRVGGAIGSLVAAGTRHIADGSDHLLFLLLLILVAPLRVRAQRWREALPLREAWRGVVRVVTGFTVGHSVTLALGSLGVVHAPSTWVEVAVAATIVVAAVHAIRPLFARAELAMAVGFGLVHGLAFAASLDGAGLSAWQQAQALLAFNGGIELMQVAIVAVVMPALIVVLRRAPAAYAHLRVGLGAASGAVAVGWLADRSGLATVPALAVVDTLMPWIPVAVWSAALLSWAYASCNLRHAPRPHPAGS is encoded by the coding sequence ATGGTGGCGCCTGTCAGTAAGCACCTCCGTCGTTGGTCGCTGGCCGCGGCGCTCCTGGCCGCGCCAGCGACGGCCGCGGCCCATCCCCTGCCCGAGACCCGCGCATGGATCGACGTGATGCCGGGCGGTGTGCATCTGCTGCTGCACATTCCGCTCAATCGCCTCGAGTTCGCGGTGGGGCGTCCGCTCGCGGATCATCCGACGCAGCTCCTGGCACGGGATGGCGAGATGCTCACCCGCTACCTCCTGCAGCACGTCGGGGCACGCACCGCCAACGTCGGCTGGTTGGTGGAGCGCCCGGTGCTCTCGGTGCTCGGGACCGATCGACGCGCAGAGCTCGTGGCCGATCTCACGCTGCGGGCCCCCGTCGGCATGGATGCTCGTCGGTTCACGTTGCTGTACGACGCGGTGCTGCATGAAGTGCGCACGCATCGGGTCGAGGTCATGCTGCGCAACGACTGGGCGGCCGGCCAGGCGGCGCAACCGCCGCGGCTCCTCGGAGAGCTCCGCGCGCCGATGCACCAACTCGACATTGCGCTCCCCGCCCCGCGGGTCGGGGGCGCCATCGGCAGCCTCGTGGCCGCGGGGACGCGGCACATTGCCGACGGGAGTGATCACCTGCTCTTCCTGCTGCTGCTCATCCTCGTCGCCCCGTTGCGCGTGCGGGCGCAGCGTTGGCGCGAGGCGCTGCCGCTGCGCGAGGCATGGCGGGGCGTGGTGCGCGTGGTGACCGGCTTCACCGTGGGCCACAGTGTCACTCTGGCGTTGGGCAGCCTCGGCGTCGTGCACGCCCCGTCGACTTGGGTCGAGGTCGCGGTGGCCGCCACGATCGTCGTCGCGGCCGTGCACGCCATCCGCCCGCTCTTCGCCCGCGCGGAACTCGCCATGGCGGTGGGCTTCGGACTGGTGCACGGCCTCGCGTTCGCCGCGAGTCTTGATGGGGCGGGGCTCTCGGCGTGGCAGCAGGCGCAGGCGCTGCTCGCGTTCAACGGCGGCATTGAGCTCATGCAGGTGGCGATCGTCGCGGTGGTGATGCCGGCGTTGATCGTGGTGCTTCGCCGGGCGCCAGCCGCCTATGCCCACCTCCGCGTGGGGCTCGGCGCGGCCAGCGGCGCCGTGGCGGTTGGCTGGCTCGCCGATCGGAGCGGACTCGCCACCGTCCCCGCGCTCGCGGTGGTCGATACCCTCATGCCGTGGATCCCGGTGGCAGTGTGGAGTGCCGCGCTCCTGTCGTGGGCGTACGCGTCGTGTAACCTGCGTCACGCGCCGAGGCCGCACCCGGCCGGTTCGTGA
- a CDS encoding YbjQ family protein: MTTTGFDLAGYRIVMNLGVVRGVVVRSRSVFGTIGASFQTILGGNISLFTELAERTRAQAFETMLHQAHLAGANAVIGVRYDANELMSGVTEVLCYGTAVRVEEA; encoded by the coding sequence ATGACCACCACCGGCTTCGACCTCGCCGGGTATCGTATCGTGATGAACCTGGGCGTGGTACGCGGGGTGGTCGTCCGCTCACGCTCCGTCTTCGGCACGATTGGCGCCAGCTTCCAGACCATTCTGGGCGGCAACATCTCGCTGTTCACGGAGCTCGCGGAGCGCACGCGCGCGCAGGCCTTCGAAACGATGCTGCATCAGGCGCACCTCGCCGGCGCCAACGCGGTGATCGGGGTGCGCTACGATGCCAATGAGCTCATGAGCGGTGTGACCGAAGTGCTCTGCTACGGCACCGCGGTGCGCGTCGAAGAGGCGTGA